One segment of Macrotis lagotis isolate mMagLag1 chromosome 1, bilby.v1.9.chrom.fasta, whole genome shotgun sequence DNA contains the following:
- the ASTL gene encoding astacin-like metalloendopeptidase encodes MKQALDPWPLMLGLLTLVGGLIPEESPESSFLVEGDIIKTSPFQMFSTASFKWPKKDEIVEIPYLFSSKYDQPSREIILEAFADFEHFTCVRFVPRTNQKDFVSIIPMSGCFSSVGHSGGMQVVSLAPFCLQKGKGIVLHEFMHVLGFWHEHSRADRDRYIHISWKEIRPGFEINFIKSQNSNMLVPYDYTSVMHYGRYAFSKNGNTTIMPLAGQDIPIGQRWNLSTSDIIRVNRLYECNQTVKDSGLHSEKKGSHQKLRITDLGNQEEKKLHPTKTPLESLSSLKTMYQPGICPLQAQARAGYGPAGDPGIGIS; translated from the exons GTCTCATCCCTGAAGAATCCCCAGAGAGCAGCTTCCTTGTTGAAGGGGACATCATCAAGACA AGTCCCTTCCAAATGTTTTCTACTGCCAGTTTCAAATGGCCCAAGAAGGACGAAATTGTAGAGATCCCATATCTTTTCTCCAGCAAATATG ATCAGCCCAGTCGGGAAATCATTCTGGAGGCTTTTGCTGACTTTGAGCACTTCACTTGTGTTAGGTTTGTTCCTCGGACAAACCAAAAGGATTTTGTTTCCATCATTCCTATGTCTGG GTGCTTCTCCAGTGTGGGCCACAGTGGCGGGATGCAGGTGGTCTCTCTGGCCCCCTTCTGCCTCCAAAAGGGCAAAGGTATTGTGCTTCATGAGTTCATGCATGTGCTGGGATTTTGGCATGAACATTCCCGGGCTGATCGGGATCGTTACATCCACATCTCCTGGAAAGAGATCCGGCCAG GCTTTGAAATCAACTTCATCAAATCCCAGAACAGCAACATGCTGGTACCCTATGACTACACATCAGTGATGCACTATGGGAG ATATGCTTTTAGCAAGAATGGTAACACCACCATCATGCCACTGGCTGGACAAGACATCCCCATTGGTCAACGGTGGAACCTAAGCACTTCAGACATCATTCGGGTTAATAGGCTTTATGAATGCAACCAAACTGTGAAGGATTCAG GACTCCACAGTGAGAAGAAAGGGAGTCATCAAAAGTTGAGAATCACAGATTTAGGTAACCAAGAGGAAAAGAAGCTACATCCTACGAAGACCCCTCTTGAGTCTCTTTCCTCACTGAAAACT ATGTACCAGCCAGGCATATGCCCTCTCCAAGCACAGGCCAGGGCAGGATATGGTCCAGCTGGGGATCCAGGCATAGGTATCAGCTGA
- the LOC141517806 gene encoding uncharacterized protein LOC141517806, with amino-acid sequence MASPAVSVNPILSLEDSGNQKPHPSERIIQSELGVTGKAWISSFAPLRRCPSGGIQLFVGGSMIPLLPVEPERIARGYQSKGTLDLLDLGVGKNVASFLSWISNSKNVTLGHPMPPLQSPEDPQSQTFLFAETKPEILRQQRAPDSKYFASGIVLLKSPSGLLSLVPLWECQGLSRVRELAYFPEPEAMGKEYASDFGENPSSAIVTMVQPSQDPKIQTPLLDKSQEDKGRGQLGVKITMAPLVRDKVAQILEEKYGTSNELPEHLTFTRSAKLATAASIIRQTTTQEKLQDHQQTLPPQKSGFSQGPGKTTTGNPELRLPQTPQPNQTEQGRGWTQNQEGQASEESSENINTQGPGLGSVPPTGWLNPVFLVKLGTQRKISELEATSGHSWLCLEGGCWEVILQALDSFQDLKTTDVKSLLSRILSSRSKSLQMEAAGTVPSKDVQITEVSLGSLQLSPQRESFHSDWTTQSLISGPHFVDNFSLRPALPGNWTDPWSFDWFCDFEADLCGWQQNGTGAAWVLTQDQNSPSWRGSPSLESACHFPGGNHLSLQNQDSPQTVPKAVLISPILHGARWIRFWYGPLQPGMGRYQIQSGGLGCKDMRAHITEPLMGTISVYVYSRAQFEWHLIWSSVAHQSSSWTWVEMKLWPSRKIQGAHLDALEDLESCPLAGAGHLEGALASAGSWAFRRQQGALSNRPSKRGGLGLSLRSTRRCLA; translated from the exons ATGGCCAGCCCTGCTGTCTCCGTAAATCCAATCCTGTCCCTGGAGGATTCTGGGAACCAAAAGCCACATCCTTCTGAAAGAATAATACAGAGTGAGCTGGGAGTAACTGGAAaggcttggatttcttcctttgccCCTCTCAGGAGATGCCCCTCTGGAGGGATCCAGCTTTTTGTAGGGGGATCGATGATCCCCCTGCTTCCTGTGGAGCCTGAGAGAATCGCAAGGGGATATCAATCCAAGGGAACTTTGGATCTCCTGGATCTAGGAGTGGGAAAAAATGTAGCCTCCTTTCTTTCCTGGATCTCCAATTCTAAGAATGTCACACTGGGGCATCCCATGCCTCCACTCCAATCTCCAGAGGATCCTCAGAGccaaacttttctttttgctgAGACCAAACCAGAAATTCTAAGGCAACAGAGGGCTCCTGATTCCAAGTATTTCGCATCAGgaattgtacttttaaaaagcCCATCAGGTCTCTTGAGTCTGGTGCCCCTTTGGGAGTGTCAGGGCCTAAGTAGAGTCAGAGAACTTGCCTATTTTCCAGAACCTGAGGCTATGGGAAAGGAATATGCCTCTGATTTTGGCGAGAATCCTTCTTCAGCTATTGTGACCATGGTCCAGCCTTCACAGGACCCCAAGATTCAAACCCCTTTACTGGATAAATCACAAGAGGACAAAGGGAGGGGTCAGCTTGGAGTTAAGATAACAATGGCCCCTTTGGTGAGGGATAAAGTGGCACAGATTCTAGAGGAGAAATATGGAACCTCAAATGAACTTCCCGAGCACCTCACTTTCACTAGGAGTGCTAAATTGGCCACAGCTGCTTCAATCATAAGGCAAACAACCACCCAAGAGAAACTACAGGATCACCAACAGACCCTTCCCCCTCAGAAAAGTGGCTTTTCGCAGGGTCCAGGAAAGACTACCACTGGTAATCCTGAATTAAGGCTTCCTCAGACCCCTCAGCCAAACCAGACAGAGCAGGGCAGGGGTTGGACCCAGAATCAAGAAGGCCAGGCTTCAGAGGAGTCATCAGAGAACATCAACACTCAAGGTCCAGGACTGGGCTCCGTGCCCCCCACAGGCTGGTTGAATCCCGTTTTTTTGGTGAAACTTGGAACACAAAGGAAAATCTCTGAACTGGAGGCCACATCTGGGCATTCTTGGCTCTGTCTTGAGGGAGGTTGCTGGGAGGTCATTTTGCAAGCTCTAGACTCTTTCCAAGACCTTAAGACCACTGATGTCAAGAGTCTACTGTCCAGAATCCTTTCCTCTAGGTCAAAGTCTCTCCAGATGGAGGCAGCAGGCACTGTCCCCTCCAAAGATGTACAGATAACAGAGGTTTCGCTTGGGTCTCTGCAGCTGTCACCCCAAAGAGAATCCTTTCATTCAGACTGGACTACTCAGTCTCTAATATCAGGGCCCCATTTTGTGGACAATTTCTCCTTGAGACCTGCTCTTCCTGGGAACTGGACAGACCCTTGGTCCTTTGACTGGTTCTGTGACTTTGAGGCAGACCTCTGTGGGTGGCAGCAGAATGGGACCGGGGCAGCCTGGGTACTCACTCAAGACCAGAACAGTCCTTCCTGGAGGGGCAGCCCCTCCCTGGAGAGCGCTTGTCATTTCCCCGGAG GAAACCATCTGTCGCTGCAGAACCAGGATTCTCCACAAACAGTTCCCAAAGCTGTTCTGATTAGCCCAATCTTGCATGGAGCCAGATGGATTCGATTTTGGTATGGTCCCCTGCAGCCAGGCATGGGTAGGTATCAAATACAATCGGGAGGCCTTGGTTGCAAGGATATGAGAGCCCACATAACTGAACCCTTAATGG GAACCATTAGTGTCTATGTCTATTCACGGGCTCAATTTGAGTGGCATCTAATCTGGTCCAGTGTGGCGCACCAGAGTTCGTCCTGGACTTGGGTGGAAATGAAACTGTGGCCATCCCGGAAGATACAG GGGGCGCATTTAGATGCCCTGGAAGATTTGGAGTCTTGTCCCCTTGCCGGGGCTGGGCATTTGGAGGGAGCCCTAGCCTCGGCGGGGTCCTGGGCGTTCCGAAGGCAGCAGGGGGCGCTCTCTAACCGACCATCCAAGAGGGGGGGTCTTGGGCTCAGCCTGCGATCCACGAGGAGGTGCCTGGCCTAG
- the ADRA2B gene encoding alpha-2B adrenergic receptor, giving the protein MDSPEPYSVQATAAIAAVITFLILFTIFGNALVILAVLTSRSLRAPQNLFLVSLAAADILVATLIIPFSLANELLGYWYFRHTWCEVYLALDVLFCTSSIVHLCAISLDRYWSVSRALEYNSKRTPRRIKGIILTVWLIAAFISLPPLIYKGDKGKKPGGRPQCKLNEEAWYILSSSIGSFFAPCLIMILVYLRIYLIAKRRNRQGPHGKRAPGDGDTGPSGPAGASAISKLPASVLPALSEANGHSKPPGDREGEEQIGDPTPPSTPPNQSSVGPEDGSQRQEEEEEDEEEEECGPPALPASSSPQGTPNFQPPQGSQMLATLRGQVLLARQPASLGLQPWRRRTQMNREKRFTFVLAVVIGVFVLCWFPFFFSYSLGAICPQHCKVPHGLFQFFFWIGYCNSSLNPVIYTIFNQDFRRAFRRILCRQWTQTTW; this is encoded by the coding sequence ATGGATAGCCCAGAGCCCTACTCTGTGCAGGCCACGGCAGCCATAGCAGCGGTCATCACCTTCCTCATCCTTTTCACCATCTTTGGCAATGCCCTAGTCATCCTGGCGGTGTTGACCAGCCGCTCCCTCCGAGCCCCGCAGAACTTGTTCCTGGTCTCCCTGGCTGCAGCCGACATCCTGGTGGCCACCCTCATCATACCTTTCTCCCTGGCCAATGAACTGCTGGGATACTGGTACTTCCGACACACCTGGTGCGAGGTCTACCTAGCCTTGGATGTCCTTTTCTGCACCTCTTCCATCGTGCACCTGTGTGCCATCAGTCTGGACCGCTACTGGTCAGTGAGTCGTGCCCTGGAGTACAATTCCAAAAGAACCCCCAGAAGGATCAAGGGCATCATTCTCACTGTCTGGCTTATTGCGGCCTTCATCTCTCTGCCCCCACTCATCTACAAGGGTGACAAGGGCAAGAAACCTGGAGGCCGGCCCCAGTGTAAGCTCAACGAGGAGGCCTGGTACATCCTCTCCTCCAGCATCGGTTCCTTCTTTGCACCTTGCCTCATCATGATCCTGGTCTACTTGCGGATCTACCTAATTGCAAAACGCCGCAATCGCCAGGGGCCCCATGGCAAGAGGGCCCCTGGGGATGGGGACACTGGGCCCTCTGGCCCCGCTGGGGCTTCTGCCATATCTAAGCTGCCAGCCTCTGTTCTCCCAGCTTTGAGTGAAGCCAATGGGCATTCCAAGCCTCCTGgggacagagagggagaggaacAGATTGGGGACCCCACGCCACCTTCAACACCTCCCAACCAGAGCTCTGTGGGACCAGAGGATGGCAGTCAAaggcaggaggaggaagaggaagatgaggaagaagaagagtgTGGGCCTCCAGCCCTTCCAGCTTCCTCCTCTCCCCAAGGAACTCCAAACTTTCAGCCTCCCCAGGGCTCCCAGATGTTGGCCACACTCAGGGGCCAGGTGCTTTTGGCCCGTCAACCTGCCTCCCTGGGGCTGCAGCCATGGAGGCGGAGGACCCAAATGAACCGAGAAAAACGCTTCACCTTCGTGCTGGCGGTAGTGATCGGAGTCTTCGTCCTCTGCTGGTTCCCTTTCTTCTTCAGCTATAGCCTAGGAGCCATCTGCCCTCAGCATTGCAAGGTTCCTCATGGACTTTTTCAGTTCTTCTTCTGGATTGGTTACTGCAACAGTTCCCTCAACCCCGTCATCTATACCATTTTCAACCAGGATTTCCGCAGGGCCTTCCGCAGGATCCTTTGCCGCCAATGGACTCAGACAACTTGGTGA